The Niastella koreensis GR20-10 genome includes a window with the following:
- a CDS encoding B12-binding domain-containing radical SAM protein translates to MKIKMILPALTEAKSPYWRPIKYSLFPPLGLATLAAYCSPYDEIDLQDEHVEELQTNDTPDLVVIQVYITNAFRAYKLADHYRRRGAYVCLGGLHVSSLPDEAAPHADSIFIGPGEDTFPEFLKDFRNKAPRKVYVNSKRTIADIPPIRRDLIKRNHYLVPNSIVVSRGCPHHCDFCYKDAFFEGGKSFYTQRVDSALAEIERLPGKHLYFLDDHLLGNQKFSGALFDGMKGMNRVFQGASTIDAILRGNLIEQAAEAGLRSVFIGFETLSNANLTQSNKKQNLGKDYREAIKRCHSLGIMINGSFVFGLDDDDKDVFDRTVDWAVENALTTCTFHILTPYPGTRLYQSMEQQGRLLHRNWDLYDTRQVVYKTVGLSADELKAGYDHAYRSFYSWMNIGRASLQHETLKHQLKHFAYAGGWKKFEPLWNFIIKTKGLNNMLPLLETILSKVKHKNNPNSVSPFPAIA, encoded by the coding sequence ATGAAAATTAAAATGATCTTACCGGCGCTTACTGAAGCGAAAAGCCCTTACTGGCGCCCGATTAAATACTCGTTGTTTCCGCCATTGGGGTTGGCAACACTGGCAGCCTATTGTTCGCCTTATGATGAAATCGACCTGCAGGATGAACATGTGGAGGAATTGCAGACCAACGATACACCCGACCTGGTAGTAATACAGGTGTACATTACCAATGCTTTCAGGGCCTATAAACTGGCCGATCATTACCGCCGGCGGGGCGCGTATGTGTGCCTGGGAGGTTTACATGTTTCATCACTCCCAGATGAAGCAGCACCACATGCCGACAGTATTTTTATTGGTCCGGGTGAGGATACTTTCCCGGAATTCCTGAAAGACTTTCGCAATAAAGCACCGCGCAAGGTATATGTGAACAGCAAGCGCACCATTGCAGATATTCCACCTATTCGCCGTGACCTCATAAAACGCAATCATTACCTGGTGCCCAATTCAATTGTGGTATCGCGGGGATGTCCGCACCACTGCGATTTCTGTTATAAAGATGCCTTTTTCGAAGGCGGTAAGTCGTTCTATACCCAACGGGTTGATTCAGCGCTTGCAGAAATAGAGCGCCTGCCTGGCAAACATCTTTATTTTCTGGATGATCATTTGTTAGGCAACCAAAAATTCTCCGGCGCTTTGTTCGATGGCATGAAAGGCATGAACCGGGTATTTCAGGGCGCCTCTACCATCGATGCCATTTTACGCGGTAACCTGATAGAACAGGCTGCAGAAGCCGGTTTACGCAGTGTGTTCATCGGATTTGAAACGCTTAGTAATGCCAATTTAACCCAAAGCAACAAGAAACAGAACCTGGGAAAAGATTATCGCGAGGCCATCAAACGTTGTCATTCACTCGGCATTATGATCAATGGCAGCTTTGTGTTTGGATTGGATGATGATGATAAGGACGTGTTCGACAGAACAGTTGACTGGGCAGTGGAAAATGCATTGACCACCTGCACATTTCATATTCTTACTCCATATCCGGGAACCCGTTTATACCAGTCAATGGAACAACAGGGGCGCCTGTTACATCGCAATTGGGACCTGTACGATACCCGTCAGGTAGTATATAAAACAGTTGGCCTGAGTGCCGATGAACTGAAAGCCGGCTACGATCATGCATACAGGTCATTCTATTCCTGGATGAACATTGGCCGGGCCAGTTTGCAACACGAAACATTGAAACATCAGCTCAAACATTTTGCCTATGCCGGTGGCTGGAAGAAGTTTGAACCCCTCTGGAATTTCATTATAAAAACAAAAGGGCTCAACAATATGCTGCCCCTGCTGGAAACTATTTTATCGAAAGTAAAGCACAAAAACAATCCAAACTCAGTAAGCCCATTCCCGGCTATTGCATAA